From Hydra vulgaris chromosome 07, alternate assembly HydraT2T_AEP, a single genomic window includes:
- the LOC136082337 gene encoding uncharacterized protein LOC136082337, translating into MDLLLSNAIKAKHLPNITTYKVKLRNNLKDLNSKFPVVNKDLLSLRNSEMEAFIPMLKENEDYIVLKSMENGNCLYNSAALLINSSDKTHEILRLLTSVELFEKATFYSRYPIILNQVESKSFSSLTSVFMACVSFESSDSFTELNDINISELIKKEAYNNCRNNKFASFLCLIALSTVLNKQIRSVYLEFGLEKYKKLFNVSIYPSGDHKKNKEILSILWCNTDCRSVSKNKDMWSPNHFVPIVKREVLGLKKFVKSDLKRGSCSVLLSVLSHSSVTTKVLNLSCQPPKNLFSNKKSLVQSHIKFCIDNETKIVDVGIDITPNPILLNCNPCASDQSSSLPFYDVETSKGKLFGRDCIAANIVLQLNKLRYKDGKGDPKGFVAFLDQHKLPRGLLPRYRGNRLHILFHTCGILIHHYEILKTFLFSGLALCGGLRYSLYQDFTSETGIRELCALALIGKLLTGPWMTKFYIQPGQGLDYISGIQVVKNVRNTLIESSKDPLNLIKQKTDFFGNIIKDPVFDSIISFCPVTDEMSKTLAECLKAVVSVIDRQYKRQFNMSSNDQIMNQTKSARLHNIDSEELMGMFSAAKQKAPNATLCFLSSKLRACKNKTTALLSKKPTDIQNKLTLWAISNARKTRFANAQSHKEMTSELIKRMADKIQNKKFKEQRKIEKILKNCMPNQIKEIFPDLENNEASNIEEILIGAAIGKCICHLWFDNATNSQDVYYGRLLSIKKKNSGIYIVSYWKPNENEDDDAVEYEMSKYQLSADIISGNMVIS; encoded by the exons atgGATTTGTTGCTATCCAATGCCATTAAAGCCAAGCATTTGCCTAATATTACGACTTACAAAGTAAAGCTTCGTAATAATCTCAAAGATTTAAATTCAAAGTTTCCTGTTGTAAACAAAGATCTTCTTTCTTTAAGAAATTCTgaaatggaagcttttattcccatgctaaaagaaaatgaagactatattgttttaaa GTCAATGGAAAATGGTAACTGTCTTTACAACTCTGctgctttattaataaattcatcaGATAAAACACATGAAATTCTTCGACTATTAACTTCTGTTGAGTTGTTTGAGAAAGCAACCTTCTATTCAAGATACCCAATAATCTTAAACCAAGTggaatctaaaagtttttcttcacTCACTAGTGTTTTCATGGCATGTGTTTCATTTGAGTCTTCTGATTCTTTTACagaattaaatgatataaatatttctgaacttataaaaaaagaagcctATAACAATTgcagaaacaataaatttgcttcttttctttgtttaattgcATTATCTACAGTGTTAAATAAGCAAATTCGTTCTGTTTATCTTGAATTTggacttgaaaaatataaaaagttatttaatgtgAGTATATACCCAAGTGgtgatcataaaaaaaataaagaaattctgAGTATTTTATGGTGTAACACTGATTGTCGCTCTGTTTCCAAGAATAAAGATATGTGGTCACCAAATCATTTTGTCCCTATTGTGAAAAGAGAAGTTTTAGGcttaaagaaatttgttaaaagtgatttaaaaagagGATCGTGTTCAGTTTTGCTAAGTGTTCTATCGCATTCTTCTGTTACCACTAAGGTTCTTAATTTATCTTGTCAACCTCCTAAAAatctattttcaaataaaaaatcattagttcaATCTCACATAAAGTTTTGCATAGATAATGAAACTAAAATTGTAGATGTAGGTATTGATATTACTCCTAATCCAATCTTACTTAATTGTAATCCTTGTGCATCAGATCAGTCTTCAAGCCTTCCTTTTTATGATGTAGAGACTTCTAAAGGAAAACTTTTTGGAAGAGACTGCATTgcagcaaatattgttttacagCTGAACAAACTTCGCTATAAGGATGGAAAAG GTGACCCAAAGGGTTTTGTAGCCTTTTTGGACCAACACAAGCTGCCCAGAGGACTGCTACCACGCTACAGAGGTAACAGACTACACATTCTTTTTCACACATGTGGTATTTTGATTCATCACTATgaaatattgaaaacatttcTGTTTTCTGGCTTAGCGTTATGCGGAGGTCTGAGATATAGTTTGTACCAAGATTTTACATCTGAAACAG gtATCCGTGAGTTATGTGCTCTAGCTTTAATTGGAAAGCTACTGACTGGTCCTTGgatgacaaaattttatatcCAACCAGGTCAGGGACTTGACTACATATCTGGCATTCAGGTAGTTAAAAATGTTCGGAATACTCTTATTGAAAGCAGCAAGGATCCTCTAAatctaattaaacaaaaaactgattttttcggaaatattattaaagatccTGTTTTTGATTCAATAATCAGCTTTTGCCCAGTAACTGATGAAATGAGTAAAACATTAGCTGAATGTCTGAAAGCTGTTGTTAGTGTCATTGACAGGCAGTACAAGCGGCAGTTCAACATGAGTTCTAATGATCAAATTATGAACCAGACTAAATCAGCAAGGCTTCACAACATTGACTCAGAAGAACTTATGGGTATGTTTAGTGCTGCAAAGCAAAAAGCTCCAAATGCCACGCTTTGCTTTCTTTCTTCAAAACTTCGtgcttgtaaaaataaaacaactgctCTACTCTCCAAAAAACCTACtgatattcaaaacaaattaacatTATGGGCTATTTCTAATGCCAGAAAAACTCGATTTGCAAATGCACAATCTCATAAAGAAATGACGTCAGAACTTATAAAGCGTATGGctgacaaaattcaaaataaaaaatttaaagaacagagaaaaatagaaaaaattttaaaaaattgtatgccTAATcagataaaagaaatatttcctGACCTAGAAAATAATGAGGCTTCTAATATTGAAGAAATTCTTATTGGAGCTGCTATTGGAAAATGTATTTGCCACTTGTGGTTTGATAATGCCACTAACAGCCAAGATGTATATTATGGCAGACTTCTTAGCATTAAAAAGAAGAACAGTGGTATATACATAGTTTCTTATTGGAAACCAAATGAGAATGAGGATGATGATGCTGTTGAGTATGAAATGAGCAAATATCAACTATCTGCAGACATCATTAGTGGTAATATggtaatatcataa